The Sulfitobacter guttiformis genome contains a region encoding:
- a CDS encoding class II aldolase/adducin family protein, which translates to MNTQSALRTGGFSIPDPAGLPSVKDMVSEVEWDLRCELAATYRLCALHGWTDLVFTHISARLPDENGEERFLINPYGLMFDEMTASALVKIDLEGNICSDTPYFINPAGFTIHSAIHTARHDAGCVIHVHTPYGVAVSVQTGGLRRYTQFAMTVTNDLAYHDYEGIALNLDERSRIVADIGDKSLLMLRNHGTLTVGPNCAIAFLRMYFLENACKTQILAQAAGTEALHEESQEMADTVAGQAAGAFTQGMGDNLVWPGLMRKLARQNPGHDR; encoded by the coding sequence ATGAATACCCAATCAGCCCTGCGCACAGGTGGCTTTTCCATTCCTGATCCTGCTGGGTTGCCCAGCGTCAAAGACATGGTAAGCGAGGTCGAGTGGGATCTGCGCTGCGAGCTCGCAGCGACATACCGGTTGTGTGCGCTCCATGGTTGGACCGATCTGGTCTTCACTCACATCTCCGCCCGTCTGCCAGACGAGAACGGCGAAGAGCGTTTCTTGATCAATCCTTATGGCTTGATGTTCGACGAAATGACCGCTTCTGCGCTGGTCAAGATCGACCTTGAGGGCAATATTTGTTCGGATACGCCGTATTTTATAAATCCAGCGGGCTTTACCATCCACAGCGCCATCCATACTGCGCGTCACGATGCGGGCTGCGTGATCCACGTTCACACGCCCTATGGCGTTGCTGTGTCTGTCCAGACCGGTGGTCTGCGCCGCTACACCCAGTTTGCGATGACAGTCACCAATGACCTCGCCTATCATGACTACGAAGGCATCGCCCTTAATTTGGACGAGCGGTCGCGCATTGTCGCCGACATCGGTGATAAAAGCCTGCTGATGTTGCGCAATCACGGTACTCTTACCGTGGGCCCCAATTGTGCAATTGCTTTTCTACGAATGTATTTTTTGGAGAATGCATGCAAAACGCAGATCCTTGCACAAGCGGCCGGAACAGAGGCGTTGCATGAAGAGTCGCAAGAAATGGCAGATACGGTCGCGGGGCAGGCGGCAGGAGCATTCACGCAGGGAATGGGTGATAATCTTGTCTGGCCCGGTCTGATGCGCAAACTTGCACGCCAAAATCCCGGGCATGACCGCTAG
- a CDS encoding YHS domain-containing (seleno)protein yields MPVPSRRRVLMLCAAFMIPLSRLHAATARVAVNDQGVAIDGYDTTAYWQSGAAQPGISAHVAEWRGALWHFATAAEAAMFAAAPERFAPQFGGFCTRAMSFRKVVNADPQIWRIYNNKLYLFAQPVGGEKFDGAEDAMIEKAQAYWDTLT; encoded by the coding sequence ATGCCGGTTCCTTCGCGCCGCCGCGTGCTAATGCTGTGTGCTGCATTTATGATCCCTCTGAGCCGCCTGCATGCAGCTACGGCGCGGGTGGCCGTCAACGATCAGGGTGTGGCGATTGATGGCTATGATACCACCGCTTACTGGCAGTCGGGCGCTGCCCAGCCTGGCATTTCGGCGCATGTGGCCGAATGGCGCGGCGCGCTTTGGCATTTCGCAACGGCGGCAGAGGCGGCGATGTTTGCCGCTGCCCCCGAACGCTTCGCGCCGCAGTTTGGCGGATTTTGCACAAGGGCAATGTCGTTCAGGAAGGTTGTGAACGCAGATCCACAAATCTGGAGGATTTATAACAATAAACTCTATCTTTTTGCGCAGCCGGTCGGCGGGGAAAAGTTTGACGGCGCCGAGGATGCAATGATCGAAAAGGCACAGGCTTACTGGGACACGCTGACCTGA
- a CDS encoding MarR family winged helix-turn-helix transcriptional regulator has protein sequence MSIQDTIGLPAVEKAAPPEKGFMTGYLEALSLVERLHRLLLDVIKDEFERVGVLEINAVQALLLFNIGDNEVTAGELKSRGYYQGSNVSYNLKKLVDMGYMHHQRCEIDRRSVRVRLTESGRSIRDVVADLFLRHAGGLEDRGVLGPEGVITITASLKRVERYWTDQIRYIY, from the coding sequence ATGAGCATTCAGGATACCATCGGCCTGCCGGCCGTCGAAAAAGCAGCCCCGCCCGAAAAGGGATTTATGACCGGATATCTAGAGGCGCTTTCTCTCGTAGAGCGGCTGCACCGGTTGTTGCTGGACGTAATCAAGGACGAGTTCGAGCGCGTCGGCGTGCTGGAGATCAACGCCGTGCAGGCGCTTCTTCTGTTTAACATCGGCGATAATGAGGTCACCGCGGGAGAGCTGAAAAGCAGGGGTTATTATCAGGGCAGTAACGTCAGCTATAATCTGAAAAAACTGGTCGATATGGGTTACATGCACCACCAGCGTTGCGAAATCGACCGCCGATCTGTTCGTGTTCGCCTAACGGAAAGCGGCCGATCAATCCGCGATGTAGTGGCTGATCTGTTTTTGCGCCATGCAGGCGGGCTGGAAGATCGCGGGGTACTGGGGCCCGAGGGCGTCATCACGATTACCGCATCGCTCAAGCGGGTCGAGCGGTACTGGACCGATCAAATCCGCTATATCTACTGA
- a CDS encoding succinate dehydrogenase assembly factor 2 has product MFEMPRPHRPEGEPREVRIKRLAMRSMRRGIKEMDLILSAYATDSLDAMDDEGLTLYDDLLDENDHDLYQWVSGQFAPKAPYSDLIKDIQVHLSKG; this is encoded by the coding sequence ATGTTTGAAATGCCACGCCCCCACCGCCCCGAAGGCGAGCCGCGCGAAGTTCGCATCAAACGTCTCGCAATGCGCTCCATGCGGCGCGGGATCAAGGAGATGGACCTGATCCTTTCCGCCTATGCCACCGATAGCCTTGATGCGATGGATGATGAAGGTCTGACGCTCTATGACGATCTGCTCGACGAGAACGATCACGATCTTTACCAGTGGGTTAGTGGACAATTTGCGCCAAAAGCCCCTTATTCTGATTTGATTAAGGATATTCAAGTCCATCTATCCAAAGGATAA
- a CDS encoding helix-turn-helix domain-containing protein, with the protein MTDPSETIENTAHTDWYSPDAATFGDRVAAARAAAGMTQAVLARRLGVRLATLRSWEDDMSEPRANRLAILAGLLNVSMMWLINGEGEGLDGEAAAGVLPADAADLLGEMRSLRVELTQSAKHVAALEKRLRAMLMETPDV; encoded by the coding sequence ATGACCGATCCAAGCGAGACAATCGAGAACACGGCCCACACCGACTGGTACAGCCCTGATGCCGCGACCTTCGGGGATCGTGTTGCCGCCGCACGTGCGGCGGCGGGAATGACACAGGCCGTCCTTGCACGGCGGTTGGGTGTGCGTCTGGCGACCCTGCGCAGCTGGGAGGACGACATGTCCGAGCCGCGGGCAAACCGTCTGGCCATTCTGGCGGGATTGCTCAACGTTTCTATGATGTGGCTGATCAACGGCGAAGGCGAGGGGCTGGACGGGGAGGCTGCGGCGGGTGTATTGCCCGCTGATGCGGCCGATCTGCTTGGTGAAATGCGCAGCCTGCGGGTTGAGCTAACCCAAAGCGCAAAACATGTTGCCGCACTTGAAAAACGACTTCGCGCAATGCTCATGGAGACACCAGATGTTTGA
- a CDS encoding pyridoxal phosphate-dependent aminotransferase, producing MELLSRTLARVKPSPTIAVTTKAQELKAAGRDVIGLGAGEPDFDTPQNIKDAAVAAIASGKTKYTAVDGIPELKQAICAKFKRDNDLDYKPAQVSVSSGGKQVLYNALIATMNPGEEVIIPAPYWVSYPDMVLLAGGTPVIVECQLEQSFKMTPEQLEAAITPNTKWLIFNSPSNPTGAGYTWDELRALTDVLMRHPHVWVMTDDMYEHLAYDDFKFCTPAQVEPQLYDRTLTVNGVSKAYAMTGWRIGYAAGPEKLIGAMRKVQSQSTSNPCSISQYAAVEALNGTQDYIAPHNELFVRRRNLVVKALNAIDGVICPVPEGAFYVYPSIAGLIGKTSAAGTLIENDEVFATALLEETGVAVVFGSAFGLSPNFRISYATSDENLTEACKRITDFCAQLR from the coding sequence ATGGAACTGCTCTCCCGTACACTGGCACGCGTCAAACCCTCCCCCACCATCGCGGTCACCACCAAGGCGCAAGAACTTAAGGCCGCCGGCCGTGATGTGATCGGTCTGGGCGCGGGTGAGCCGGATTTCGACACCCCCCAGAACATCAAAGACGCAGCAGTAGCTGCAATTGCATCAGGCAAAACAAAATATACTGCTGTAGACGGTATTCCCGAGCTGAAGCAGGCGATTTGCGCCAAGTTCAAGCGCGACAATGATCTGGACTACAAGCCCGCGCAAGTGAGTGTGTCGTCGGGCGGAAAACAGGTTTTGTACAACGCGCTGATTGCCACGATGAACCCCGGCGAAGAAGTGATCATTCCGGCACCCTATTGGGTGAGCTATCCCGATATGGTGCTGCTGGCCGGCGGCACGCCCGTGATTGTGGAGTGTCAGCTTGAGCAGAGCTTCAAGATGACACCGGAGCAGTTGGAGGCAGCAATCACGCCCAACACCAAGTGGCTCATTTTTAACTCTCCCTCCAACCCGACGGGTGCAGGATATACATGGGACGAGCTGAGGGCGCTTACGGATGTATTGATGCGTCATCCCCATGTCTGGGTAATGACTGATGATATGTACGAGCATCTGGCCTATGACGATTTCAAGTTCTGTACGCCCGCGCAGGTAGAGCCACAGCTTTATGACCGGACGCTGACAGTGAACGGCGTGTCCAAAGCCTATGCCATGACCGGCTGGCGCATCGGCTATGCGGCGGGCCCGGAAAAGCTGATCGGAGCAATGCGCAAGGTTCAGTCACAATCAACATCAAACCCCTGCTCCATCAGCCAATATGCAGCCGTAGAAGCGCTGAACGGCACACAGGATTACATCGCTCCGCATAACGAGCTGTTTGTGCGCCGCCGCAATCTGGTGGTCAAAGCGCTCAATGCAATTGACGGGGTTATTTGTCCTGTGCCCGAAGGGGCATTCTATGTGTATCCGTCAATTGCGGGTCTGATCGGCAAAACGAGTGCGGCAGGCACTTTGATTGAGAATGACGAAGTCTTTGCAACGGCGTTGTTGGAGGAGACAGGAGTCGCAGTGGTGTTCGGCTCGGCCTTCGGGCTCAGCCCCAACTTCCGCATCAGCTATGCCACCTCGGACGAGAACCTGACCGAGGCCTGCAAGCGGATTACGGATTTCTGCGCGCAGCTTCGCTAA
- a CDS encoding MATE family efflux transporter: MTTPAHIRAIAVLGLPLIGGHLAQMAIGVTDTVMLGWYGVEALAAVTLASTFFFVLFICGSGFASAVMPMVASFHAAKDETSIRRATRMGLWLSFGFGMLALPLMLNAAPILRLMGQEEAVVTLGAEYLAVAGWGILPALFVMVLKSYLAALERTQVVLWITVLAAICNALVNYALIFGNWGAPELGVKGAAIASVTTQAISLVGVVFYVRAVLPQHDLFRRLWGADWDMLRRVFRLGWPISVTLLSEVGLFAASAVMMGWLGTVALAAHGVAVQLASLTFMVHLGLSNAGTVRAGNAYGRRDAPHLARGAKVLTAMSLLFSFVTVACFFLFPDFLIGIFILEDEPAKVEILRIGVGVLFMAGLFQLVDGTQVIALGVLRGVHDTRVPMIYAGISYWMIGVPMSYVLGFTFGLEGIGVWGGLGIGLGVAAILLSLRFWRTVLPRLSAGKPRPA, from the coding sequence ATGACCACTCCCGCCCACATCCGTGCTATCGCCGTACTCGGGCTGCCCCTTATTGGCGGCCATCTGGCGCAAATGGCTATTGGCGTCACCGATACGGTCATGCTGGGTTGGTACGGCGTCGAGGCACTTGCTGCTGTTACGCTGGCCTCGACGTTCTTTTTTGTGTTGTTTATTTGCGGATCCGGCTTTGCCTCGGCCGTTATGCCGATGGTTGCGTCGTTTCACGCTGCCAAGGACGAGACGTCGATCCGGCGTGCCACGCGCATGGGTCTTTGGTTGAGTTTTGGATTTGGCATGCTCGCCCTGCCGCTGATGCTCAATGCTGCCCCGATCCTGCGTCTTATGGGGCAGGAAGAAGCGGTTGTGACACTGGGCGCAGAATATCTGGCGGTTGCAGGCTGGGGTATTTTGCCAGCATTGTTCGTGATGGTCCTAAAAAGCTATCTTGCCGCGCTTGAGCGTACACAGGTGGTGCTTTGGATCACTGTGCTGGCGGCGATTTGTAATGCACTGGTGAATTACGCGTTGATTTTCGGCAACTGGGGCGCTCCTGAGCTGGGCGTAAAAGGAGCTGCGATCGCCTCGGTGACGACACAGGCTATATCGCTGGTCGGGGTGGTATTTTATGTGCGAGCTGTTTTGCCGCAGCACGACCTGTTCCGCCGTCTCTGGGGGGCGGATTGGGATATGTTGCGACGTGTATTTCGCCTTGGCTGGCCGATCTCTGTCACTTTGCTGAGCGAGGTTGGCCTTTTTGCCGCTTCGGCCGTCATGATGGGCTGGCTGGGCACCGTCGCACTGGCCGCGCACGGAGTGGCTGTACAGTTGGCATCACTCACTTTCATGGTGCATTTGGGGCTGAGCAATGCAGGCACCGTGCGCGCCGGCAACGCCTACGGGCGTAGGGACGCACCGCATCTGGCACGCGGGGCAAAAGTACTTACTGCCATGTCGCTGTTGTTCTCGTTTGTGACCGTAGCGTGCTTCTTTCTTTTCCCCGACTTCCTGATTGGAATTTTCATTCTCGAGGACGAGCCCGCGAAGGTGGAAATACTGCGCATCGGCGTCGGTGTTTTGTTTATGGCAGGGCTGTTCCAGCTGGTTGACGGCACGCAGGTGATTGCCCTCGGCGTGCTGCGCGGGGTTCATGATACGCGGGTGCCGATGATCTATGCAGGCATCAGTTATTGGATGATCGGCGTTCCGATGTCCTATGTCCTTGGCTTTACCTTCGGACTGGAGGGGATCGGCGTCTGGGGCGGACTCGGCATTGGGCTGGGTGTTGCTGCGATCCTGCTCAGTTTACGGTTCTGGCGCACTGTCCTGCCGCGGCTCAGCGCGGGGAAACCGCGTCCCGCTTAG